Proteins from a genomic interval of Rhodococcus rhodochrous:
- a CDS encoding LLM class F420-dependent oxidoreductase → MRFGLFVPQGWRLDLVGIDPSDQWQVMRDLALRADRGPWESIWVYDHFHTVPAPTDEATHEAWSLVSAFAAVTERVRIGQMCTAMAYRNPAYLAKVAATADIISGGRIEMGIGGGWYEHEWRAYGYGFPSPGERLRRLDEGVQIFRQAWTTGSATFSGRHYTVDGAIVRPLPLQDGGIPLWIAGGGEKVTLKIAAKYAQYTNFDGTPEGFARKSEILREHCAEVGTDFDAIVRSANYNVAIGRTEAEVQDRLEALRARLEPIVGAEKADGALDAFRGMPAVGTPEQIVENLAALKKQGLEYAIFYVPEAAYDTSGLELLEKEVLPHLV, encoded by the coding sequence ATGCGTTTCGGATTGTTCGTCCCCCAAGGTTGGCGACTGGACCTCGTCGGCATCGACCCCTCCGACCAGTGGCAGGTGATGCGCGATCTCGCGCTCCGCGCCGATCGCGGACCGTGGGAATCGATCTGGGTGTACGACCACTTCCACACCGTCCCTGCACCCACCGACGAGGCCACCCACGAGGCATGGAGCCTCGTGTCGGCCTTCGCCGCCGTCACCGAGCGCGTGCGCATCGGCCAGATGTGTACGGCCATGGCCTACCGCAACCCCGCCTATCTCGCGAAGGTCGCGGCCACCGCCGACATCATCTCCGGTGGGCGCATCGAGATGGGGATCGGTGGCGGATGGTACGAACACGAATGGCGTGCATACGGTTACGGCTTCCCGTCGCCGGGTGAGCGGCTGCGCCGACTCGACGAGGGCGTGCAGATCTTCCGACAGGCGTGGACCACGGGTTCCGCGACGTTCTCGGGTAGGCATTACACCGTCGACGGAGCCATCGTCCGTCCGCTTCCGCTGCAGGACGGCGGTATTCCGCTGTGGATCGCCGGCGGCGGCGAGAAGGTGACCCTGAAGATCGCCGCGAAGTACGCGCAGTACACCAACTTCGACGGCACACCCGAAGGGTTCGCGCGCAAGTCGGAGATCCTGCGCGAGCACTGCGCCGAGGTCGGCACCGACTTCGACGCCATCGTGCGATCGGCCAACTACAACGTGGCGATCGGCCGCACCGAAGCCGAGGTGCAGGACCGGCTCGAGGCACTGCGGGCCCGTCTCGAACCGATCGTCGGAGCGGAGAAGGCCGACGGGGCGCTCGACGCCTTCCGGGGGATGCCCGCCGTCGGCACCCCCGAGCAGATCGTCGAGAACCTCGCTGCGCTGAAGAAGCAGGGGCTCGAGTACGCGATCTTCTACGTTCCCGAAGCCGCCTACGACACCTCGGGGCTGGAACTGCTCGAGAAGGAAGTGCTCCCGCACCTCGTGTGA
- a CDS encoding GNAT family N-acetyltransferase, translated as MDVRTLTDGAVVLSPPGPADVDAITQACRDPLIARWTTVPSPYARADALHFVEDVVPAKWAQGWPDWAVRTAADGVLRGMVGFVPREGSDPEIGYWIAPTTRRHGLATAAVRLACGFAFAPDGMNVPRVAWRAFVGNHASAAVARRVGFRYEGIARNGLLQRGVPRDVWVAGLSADDPPGPVEGWPL; from the coding sequence ATGGACGTACGCACGCTGACCGACGGCGCGGTGGTGCTCTCGCCACCGGGTCCGGCCGACGTCGACGCCATCACCCAGGCGTGCCGGGATCCGCTGATCGCCCGGTGGACCACCGTGCCCTCCCCCTACGCCCGAGCGGACGCGCTGCACTTCGTCGAGGACGTCGTTCCGGCCAAGTGGGCCCAGGGATGGCCCGACTGGGCCGTGCGCACCGCCGCGGACGGAGTATTGCGCGGCATGGTCGGATTCGTTCCGCGTGAGGGCTCGGACCCGGAGATCGGGTACTGGATCGCACCGACGACGCGGCGCCACGGACTCGCGACCGCCGCGGTGCGCCTGGCATGCGGTTTCGCGTTCGCGCCGGACGGCATGAACGTCCCGCGGGTCGCGTGGCGTGCCTTCGTCGGCAACCATGCCTCCGCCGCCGTCGCACGACGGGTCGGGTTCCGGTACGAGGGCATCGCCCGCAACGGCCTGCTCCAGCGGGGCGTGCCGCGGGACGTGTGGGTCGCCGGACTGTCCGCCGACGACCCACCCGGACCTGTGGAGGGCTGGCCCCTCTAG
- a CDS encoding DUF3239 domain-containing protein, which translates to MRRFDFPVDLPHAKTVNQTLADVRRLRWSAIFVGLVCVAGAVGLFLLGEAWAYIVAAVLAIAAATSVWVALWAPRKVGTIEQLYRDSPLVPAVVAAKRARGLTLLALVDIAKPETSGRHFALVTRNVEAVPGHRIAIGERVPCAAVLSDRTTRNDSGVWQMVGPMPIAWGTRDQKIIADAVAQIPEVEWRVLKDKLKMVDQIDATDERRLELASKELPPEMR; encoded by the coding sequence GTGCGCCGCTTCGACTTCCCTGTGGACCTGCCCCATGCCAAGACCGTGAACCAGACCCTCGCGGATGTCCGTCGTCTGCGGTGGTCGGCGATATTCGTCGGCCTGGTGTGTGTCGCGGGTGCGGTGGGTCTGTTCCTGCTCGGCGAGGCCTGGGCGTACATCGTCGCCGCCGTGCTGGCGATCGCGGCAGCGACGTCGGTGTGGGTGGCATTGTGGGCGCCGCGCAAGGTGGGGACCATCGAGCAGCTCTACCGCGACAGCCCGCTCGTCCCGGCCGTCGTCGCCGCCAAGCGTGCCCGCGGGCTGACGCTGCTCGCGCTGGTCGACATCGCCAAGCCCGAGACGTCCGGTCGGCACTTCGCCCTGGTCACCCGCAACGTGGAGGCGGTGCCGGGTCACCGGATCGCGATCGGTGAGCGGGTGCCGTGTGCCGCGGTCCTGTCCGACCGCACGACCCGCAACGACTCGGGGGTCTGGCAGATGGTGGGCCCCATGCCGATCGCCTGGGGTACCCGTGATCAGAAGATCATTGCCGACGCGGTCGCGCAGATCCCCGAGGTGGAGTGGCGCGTGCTGAAGGACAAGCTGAAGATGGTGGACCAGATCGACGCCACCGACGAGCGTCGCCTCGAACTGGCGAGCAAGGAACTGCCGCCCGAGATGCGGTGA
- a CDS encoding CitMHS family transporter produces the protein MLVVLGFLMVATFMYLIMSKRATPVVGLILIPVAFGLIAGAGTDIGDMIVDGVESLAPTAALLFFAIIFFGTMIDVGLFDPLVRLILRLVRDDPARLVIGTAVLAMVVSLDGDGSTTFIITTSALLPLYLKLKVSPVVLTVVAGLANATMNIIPWGGPTVRAASALGLSPSDVFVPMIPSLVVGLVVVLGFAAHLGFVERRRLGKLTWKPDLMPLGAGPSGVGTTVGKDTDATDGEVGQLAAGLDPDRPTLRPRLLPFNAILTVALLVVLGLDILPIPVLFMIAAGIALAVNFPRVVDQSAAIARHSSSIVSVVAMVFAAAVLTGVFQGTGMVESMALWLTGVVPDSLGPFLAVITGLLSIPMTFFMTNDAFYFGVLPVLAETAAQYGIEPVEMARASITGQPVHMQSPLVPAILLLVTLAGVPLADHHRKVLWRAGVVSVVMLVVGVVLGQIPFG, from the coding sequence ATGCTCGTCGTCCTCGGCTTCCTGATGGTCGCCACGTTCATGTACCTGATCATGTCGAAACGGGCCACCCCGGTCGTCGGCCTGATCCTGATCCCGGTCGCGTTCGGCCTGATCGCCGGAGCCGGCACCGACATCGGCGACATGATCGTCGACGGCGTCGAAAGTCTCGCCCCCACAGCGGCGCTGCTGTTCTTCGCGATCATCTTCTTCGGCACCATGATCGACGTCGGCCTGTTCGATCCGCTCGTGCGGCTCATCCTGCGGCTCGTGCGCGACGACCCGGCACGACTGGTGATCGGAACCGCAGTGCTGGCGATGGTCGTCTCCCTCGACGGGGACGGGTCCACGACGTTCATCATCACCACCTCCGCACTGTTGCCGCTCTACCTGAAACTGAAGGTCAGCCCCGTCGTCCTCACCGTCGTCGCGGGCCTGGCGAATGCCACGATGAACATCATCCCGTGGGGCGGGCCGACGGTCCGTGCGGCCAGCGCGCTCGGGTTGTCCCCGTCCGACGTGTTCGTCCCGATGATCCCGTCGCTCGTCGTGGGACTCGTGGTCGTGCTGGGCTTCGCTGCTCATCTGGGCTTCGTCGAACGTCGCCGCCTCGGGAAGCTCACGTGGAAGCCCGACCTGATGCCGCTCGGCGCCGGTCCGTCCGGAGTGGGTACGACGGTCGGAAAGGACACCGATGCCACCGACGGGGAGGTCGGTCAGTTGGCTGCCGGACTCGACCCCGACCGTCCGACCCTGCGTCCGCGTCTGCTGCCCTTCAACGCGATCCTCACGGTGGCGCTGCTCGTCGTCCTCGGTCTCGACATCCTGCCGATCCCCGTGCTGTTCATGATCGCCGCCGGTATCGCGCTGGCCGTGAACTTCCCGCGCGTCGTCGACCAGTCCGCCGCGATCGCACGCCATTCGTCGAGCATCGTGTCGGTCGTCGCGATGGTGTTCGCCGCGGCCGTCCTGACGGGCGTGTTCCAGGGCACCGGGATGGTCGAGTCGATGGCGTTGTGGCTCACCGGCGTCGTCCCCGACTCGCTCGGCCCGTTCCTCGCCGTCATCACCGGTCTGCTCAGCATCCCGATGACCTTCTTCATGACCAACGACGCCTTCTACTTCGGGGTGCTCCCCGTCCTGGCGGAGACGGCAGCGCAGTACGGCATCGAACCGGTCGAGATGGCGCGCGCATCGATCACCGGACAGCCCGTCCACATGCAGAGCCCGCTGGTCCCGGCGATCCTGCTGCTGGTGACCCTCGCCGGGGTGCCGTTGGCCGACCACCACCGCAAGGTGCTGTGGCGCGCGGGAGTGGTGTCGGTCGTGATGCTCGTCGTCGGGGTGGTACTCGGGCAGATTCCGTTCGGGTGA
- a CDS encoding ATP-binding protein has translation MKLRTQVLLLQSAVVAVALGIGFTVFATTTEDRVTDEHGQRALAIARSVSADPTVRDEVARYSAADDGVVSPDNPELASGAVQQAAEAVRTATGALFVVVTDDQGLRLAHPDPEQLGRRVSTDPTEALAGREVVTSESGTLGDSVRAKVPVTDPASGRVVGEVSVGIATDRVRADLRSDLADAVLIALAALGCGAVGSLLLANRWKRLTLGLEPEQLTELVREQEVVLHGISDGVVGTDARGNVTVVNAEARRLLDLDDGIGRNVGPDDGIGNSVDTLGMTPRLLDVLRSADGIPVAATTGDRVVVAVSRRVVRDGRDLGTVMSVRDRTDIEALTRELDAVKAMSTALRAQRHEFANRLHLLDGLLRRGHAEQALEYIEQILGSGPLGEQLEGIDAITDPYLHAFLVAKAAHAREQGVTLVLGENTWVHATVRAPVDVTTVLGNLLDNAIEAARTSGRAPAEIEVELMEDGADLHVSVADTGDGVDPELPDIFAEGATTRSDPTVPGGRGMGLALARRIARLHGGDVVLADCGGQRTPENPTGGAVFLATLPGMLDERDTGWAERI, from the coding sequence GTGAAACTTCGCACCCAGGTACTTCTGCTCCAGTCCGCGGTGGTGGCGGTGGCGCTCGGCATCGGATTCACGGTGTTCGCCACCACCACCGAGGACCGAGTCACCGACGAGCACGGTCAGCGCGCGCTCGCGATCGCACGGTCGGTGTCCGCGGACCCGACCGTGCGGGACGAGGTCGCACGCTATTCGGCCGCCGACGACGGGGTGGTCTCCCCGGACAACCCGGAACTCGCATCCGGTGCGGTGCAGCAGGCCGCCGAGGCGGTCCGCACCGCCACCGGAGCGTTGTTCGTCGTGGTCACCGACGACCAGGGGCTCCGGCTCGCGCATCCCGATCCGGAGCAGCTCGGCCGGAGGGTGAGCACCGATCCCACCGAGGCACTCGCCGGACGCGAGGTCGTGACCAGCGAGTCGGGCACGCTCGGCGATTCCGTGCGGGCCAAGGTGCCGGTGACCGATCCCGCCTCGGGCAGAGTGGTCGGGGAGGTGAGCGTCGGCATCGCCACCGACCGGGTGCGCGCCGACCTGCGCAGCGACCTCGCCGATGCCGTCCTGATCGCGCTCGCGGCACTCGGGTGCGGTGCTGTCGGATCGTTGCTGCTCGCCAACCGCTGGAAGCGGCTCACTCTGGGACTCGAACCCGAACAGCTCACCGAGCTGGTCCGCGAACAGGAGGTCGTGCTGCACGGGATCTCCGACGGGGTCGTCGGCACCGACGCCCGCGGCAACGTCACCGTCGTCAACGCCGAGGCGCGTCGCCTGCTCGATCTCGACGACGGGATCGGCCGCAACGTCGGTCCCGACGACGGAATCGGCAACAGTGTCGACACCCTCGGCATGACCCCGCGGCTGCTCGACGTGCTGCGCTCCGCGGACGGCATCCCGGTCGCGGCGACCACCGGCGACCGGGTCGTCGTCGCCGTCTCGCGGCGTGTGGTGCGCGACGGCCGGGATCTCGGCACGGTGATGTCGGTGCGGGACCGGACCGACATCGAGGCACTCACGCGCGAACTCGACGCGGTCAAGGCGATGAGTACGGCACTGCGGGCCCAGCGGCACGAATTCGCGAACCGGCTCCACCTGCTCGACGGACTGCTCCGCCGGGGGCATGCGGAGCAGGCGCTCGAGTACATCGAACAGATCCTCGGTTCGGGCCCGCTCGGTGAGCAGCTCGAGGGCATCGACGCGATCACCGACCCGTACCTGCACGCCTTCCTCGTCGCGAAGGCCGCGCATGCGCGCGAGCAGGGAGTCACGCTCGTGCTCGGCGAGAACACGTGGGTGCACGCCACCGTGCGAGCGCCCGTCGACGTCACCACGGTGCTCGGCAACCTGCTCGACAATGCGATCGAGGCGGCACGCACGAGCGGGCGCGCTCCGGCCGAGATCGAGGTGGAACTGATGGAGGACGGTGCCGACCTGCACGTGAGTGTCGCGGACACCGGTGACGGCGTCGATCCCGAGCTGCCGGACATCTTCGCCGAGGGCGCGACGACCCGGAGCGATCCGACGGTGCCCGGCGGTCGCGGGATGGGGCTGGCACTGGCACGGCGCATCGCGCGGCTGCACGGTGGCGATGTCGTGCTCGCGGACTGCGGCGGGCAGCGCACCCCGGAGAATCCGACCGGGGGCGCGGTCTTCCTGGCGACGCTGCCCGGGATGCTCGACGAAAGGGACACGGGATGGGCGGAACGAATCTGA
- a CDS encoding response regulator — MGGTNLKVLVVDDDFRVAELHASVVSSVAGFEVCAVAGSIAAARDAVRTGPVDLALVDVYLPDGSGIDLIRSLECDSFVLGAAGEGTTVRAALTAGALVYLVKPFASTELARRLAAYVQYRRVVAGEELTQTEIDTALAALRPVLPATRPAPSRSMTEELVMQALRESPEPMSAGEVAVTIGVSRATAQRYLAALVAKKRLRMQLRYGTTGRPEQEYRPL; from the coding sequence ATGGGCGGAACGAATCTGAAGGTCCTCGTCGTCGACGACGACTTCCGAGTCGCCGAACTCCACGCATCCGTGGTCTCGAGTGTGGCGGGATTCGAGGTCTGCGCGGTCGCCGGGAGCATCGCGGCGGCCCGGGACGCCGTTCGGACCGGTCCCGTCGATCTCGCCCTCGTGGACGTGTACCTACCGGACGGCTCCGGAATCGACCTGATCCGGAGCCTCGAATGCGACAGTTTCGTGCTCGGTGCCGCCGGTGAGGGCACGACGGTGCGCGCGGCACTCACCGCTGGTGCACTGGTGTATCTGGTCAAACCGTTCGCGAGCACCGAACTGGCCCGGCGCCTGGCGGCCTACGTGCAGTACCGCAGGGTCGTCGCGGGGGAGGAGCTCACCCAGACCGAGATCGACACGGCGCTGGCCGCACTGCGGCCGGTGTTGCCGGCCACCCGCCCGGCGCCCTCGCGTTCGATGACCGAAGAGCTCGTGATGCAGGCGCTCCGGGAATCACCGGAACCGATGTCGGCGGGGGAGGTGGCCGTGACGATCGGGGTGTCGCGCGCGACCGCCCAGCGCTATCTCGCGGCGCTCGTCGCGAAGAAACGCCTCCGGATGCAGTTGCGCTACGGCACCACCGGCCGTCCCGAACAGGAATACCGGCCGCTGTGA
- a CDS encoding DNA repair helicase XPB, whose translation MADGPLIVQSDKTVLLEVDHERANEARQAIAPFAELERAPEHIHTYRVTPLALWNARAAGHDAEQVVDALVSHSRFAVPQALLVDIVDTMSRYGRLQLVKNPAHGLTLVSLDRAVLAEVLRNKKIAPMLGARIDDDTVIVHPSERGRVKQMLLKIGWPAEDLAGYVDGEAHSISLDFETNPWNLRDYQELAADSFWSGGSGVVVLPCGAGKTMVGAAAMAKAGATTLILVTNTVAGRQWKRELIARTSLTEDEIGEYSGEKKEIRPVTIATYQVITRKSKGEYRNLELFDSRDWGLMIYDEVHLLPAPVFRMTADLQSRRRLGLTATLVREDGREGDVFSLIGPKRFDAPWKDIEAQGWIAPADCVEVRVTLTDAERMAYAVAEPEERYKLCSTARTKIPVVKSILEQHQDAPTLIIGAYIDQLDELGEALDAPVIKGSTKTKEREALFDRFRSGELKVLVVSKVANFSIDLPEASVAIQVSGTFGSRQEEAQRLGRLLRPKHDGGQAHFYSVVSRDTLDAEYAAHRQRFLAEQGYAYRITDADDLLGPQIG comes from the coding sequence GTGGCCGACGGACCGCTCATCGTCCAGTCCGACAAGACCGTGCTTCTCGAGGTCGATCACGAACGGGCGAACGAGGCGCGGCAGGCGATCGCACCGTTCGCCGAGCTCGAACGCGCCCCCGAGCACATCCACACCTACCGCGTGACGCCGCTGGCATTGTGGAACGCCCGTGCCGCCGGTCACGACGCCGAGCAGGTCGTCGACGCGCTGGTGTCGCATTCCCGGTTCGCCGTCCCGCAGGCGCTGCTCGTCGACATCGTCGACACCATGAGCCGCTACGGGCGCCTCCAGCTGGTCAAGAACCCCGCGCACGGCCTGACCCTGGTCAGCCTCGACCGGGCGGTGCTCGCCGAGGTCCTGCGGAACAAGAAGATCGCCCCGATGCTCGGTGCGCGCATCGACGACGACACCGTGATCGTGCATCCGAGCGAGCGCGGACGCGTCAAGCAGATGCTGCTGAAGATCGGCTGGCCGGCCGAGGACCTCGCGGGGTACGTCGACGGCGAGGCCCATTCGATCTCGCTGGACTTCGAGACGAATCCCTGGAACCTGCGTGACTACCAGGAACTGGCCGCCGACTCGTTCTGGTCGGGCGGCTCGGGTGTCGTGGTGCTGCCGTGCGGTGCCGGTAAGACGATGGTCGGCGCGGCCGCGATGGCGAAGGCCGGCGCGACGACGCTCATCCTCGTGACGAACACGGTCGCCGGGCGCCAGTGGAAGCGCGAGCTGATCGCCCGCACCTCCCTCACCGAGGACGAGATCGGCGAGTACTCGGGTGAGAAGAAGGAGATCCGTCCGGTCACCATCGCCACCTACCAGGTGATCACCCGCAAGTCGAAGGGTGAGTACCGCAATCTCGAGTTGTTCGACTCCCGCGACTGGGGGCTGATGATCTACGACGAGGTGCACCTGCTGCCGGCGCCGGTCTTCCGTATGACCGCCGACCTGCAGTCCCGCCGCCGCCTCGGTCTCACCGCGACGCTCGTGCGCGAGGACGGACGCGAAGGCGACGTCTTCTCGCTCATCGGCCCGAAGCGGTTCGACGCGCCATGGAAGGATATCGAGGCCCAGGGCTGGATCGCCCCCGCCGACTGCGTGGAGGTCCGCGTGACCCTCACCGACGCCGAGCGCATGGCGTACGCGGTGGCCGAGCCCGAGGAACGGTACAAGCTGTGCTCGACCGCGCGCACCAAGATCCCGGTCGTGAAGTCGATCCTCGAGCAACACCAGGACGCCCCGACACTGATCATCGGTGCCTACATCGATCAGCTCGACGAGCTCGGTGAAGCGCTCGACGCCCCGGTCATCAAGGGTTCGACTAAGACGAAGGAACGCGAGGCGCTGTTCGACCGGTTCCGGTCGGGCGAGTTGAAGGTGCTCGTCGTGTCGAAGGTCGCGAACTTCTCCATCGACCTGCCGGAGGCCTCGGTCGCGATCCAGGTGTCGGGCACCTTCGGCTCGCGTCAGGAGGAGGCCCAGCGTCTCGGGCGGCTGCTGCGTCCGAAGCACGACGGCGGCCAGGCCCACTTCTACTCCGTCGTCTCGCGCGACACCCTCGACGCCGAGTATGCCGCGCACCGCCAGCGGTTCCTCGCCGAGCAGGGTTACGCGTACCGGATCACCGACGCCGACGACCTGCTCGGACCGCAGATCGGCTGA
- a CDS encoding PhnD/SsuA/transferrin family substrate-binding protein produces the protein MTVSSLVRSRRSRAPIVVAAALSVVLTGCVGGSTGGLSADAELPEEVPPGTSLSIAVKPTRIQLEATGRIDELPFTVSDWPDVSAGPDVIQAFRGDAVDLAANAAIPPIQAHATGLDARIVAVREKDSPQYSLATAPGTDIDSLDDLRGRKIALSPGQAQGVVVLRTLKSAGIGLDEVEFVELPSTQFLTALQAKQVDVAPLAEPTLTKYLNQYETEGARGVFTPEVDALSVLWAPVSVLEDPAKVAAIKEFIPLWAQGDVWAWENRDEWIRKYYVESEGVSYEDGRRIVDTVGQKPAYPTDWDSAIEWTQETSELLDEAGWFDEFDVEQIFDRRFETIAAESVPQEYRKGSDS, from the coding sequence ATGACCGTGTCCTCACTCGTGCGCTCTCGAAGATCGCGCGCTCCGATCGTCGTCGCGGCCGCACTGAGCGTCGTGCTCACAGGGTGCGTCGGCGGTTCGACCGGGGGATTGTCCGCCGACGCCGAACTCCCCGAGGAGGTTCCACCAGGGACGTCGTTGAGCATCGCGGTCAAGCCCACTCGTATCCAGCTCGAGGCGACCGGCCGTATCGACGAGTTGCCGTTCACAGTGTCGGACTGGCCCGATGTCTCGGCCGGTCCCGACGTCATCCAGGCGTTCCGCGGCGACGCCGTCGACCTCGCGGCCAATGCGGCGATTCCTCCCATCCAGGCCCATGCCACCGGGCTCGACGCCAGGATTGTCGCCGTACGCGAGAAGGATTCGCCGCAGTACTCGCTCGCGACGGCACCCGGTACCGACATCGATTCGCTGGACGACCTGCGCGGCAGGAAAATCGCGTTGTCGCCGGGGCAGGCTCAGGGTGTCGTCGTGCTCCGGACGCTGAAGTCGGCCGGAATCGGCCTCGACGAGGTGGAATTCGTCGAACTGCCGAGCACACAGTTCCTCACGGCTCTCCAGGCGAAACAGGTCGACGTCGCACCGCTGGCGGAACCGACCCTCACGAAGTACCTGAACCAGTACGAAACCGAGGGTGCGCGAGGGGTGTTCACGCCCGAGGTCGACGCGCTGAGTGTTCTGTGGGCTCCGGTGTCCGTGCTCGAGGACCCCGCGAAGGTCGCAGCGATCAAGGAGTTCATCCCGCTGTGGGCGCAGGGCGACGTCTGGGCATGGGAGAACCGGGACGAGTGGATCCGGAAGTACTACGTCGAGAGCGAGGGGGTCTCGTACGAGGACGGCAGGCGGATCGTCGACACCGTCGGCCAGAAACCGGCATATCCCACCGACTGGGACTCCGCGATCGAATGGACGCAGGAGACCTCGGAACTGCTCGACGAGGCCGGATGGTTCGACGAGTTCGACGTCGAGCAGATTTTCGATCGCAGATTCGAAACGATTGCTGCGGAGTCGGTTCCGCAGGAGTACCGGAAGGGGTCGGATTCGTGA
- a CDS encoding ABC transporter permease codes for MTSTLTQPVEVGARPPDPVDPPPTEGIRPLRRLGLRKAVPFSRMTGVVLLLAVWALGSGAGWIDDRKLSAPWTVVTSAVELVAEGTLQQHILASLSRAVLGFVIGCVIGTALALASGLTRTGEALIDGPVQFKRAIPTLGLIPLLILWLGIGETFKITVIALGTVVTIYIQTHNALTALEQRYVELAEVLGLTRAQFVWKVVLRGALPGFFLGLRLAVTGAWLTLIVVESINAVSGLGKMMFNAQNYGQPDVILVGLLVYGVFGLASDAGLRLLERRALTWRKTLGG; via the coding sequence GTGACCAGCACACTGACACAACCGGTGGAGGTCGGCGCCCGCCCGCCGGACCCCGTCGATCCGCCACCGACGGAGGGGATCAGGCCGCTCCGGCGGCTCGGCCTCCGCAAGGCCGTCCCGTTCTCGCGCATGACCGGCGTGGTTCTGCTGCTCGCCGTGTGGGCGCTCGGGTCGGGTGCCGGATGGATCGACGACCGCAAGCTCTCCGCTCCCTGGACCGTGGTGACCAGCGCGGTCGAGCTCGTCGCGGAAGGAACTCTGCAACAACACATCCTGGCATCGCTGAGCCGTGCCGTGCTGGGCTTCGTGATCGGATGCGTCATCGGCACCGCGCTCGCACTCGCATCCGGTCTGACCCGCACCGGCGAAGCCCTGATCGACGGCCCTGTGCAGTTCAAGCGTGCGATCCCGACGCTGGGTCTCATCCCGCTGCTGATCCTGTGGCTCGGCATCGGCGAGACCTTCAAGATCACGGTGATCGCACTCGGGACGGTCGTGACCATCTACATCCAGACGCACAACGCCCTCACGGCGCTCGAACAGCGCTACGTCGAACTCGCCGAGGTCCTCGGTCTCACGCGCGCACAGTTCGTGTGGAAGGTGGTGCTGCGAGGAGCGCTGCCCGGATTCTTCCTCGGTCTGCGCCTGGCGGTGACCGGTGCGTGGCTCACCCTGATCGTGGTCGAGAGCATCAACGCTGTGAGCGGCCTGGGCAAGATGATGTTCAACGCCCAGAACTACGGTCAGCCGGACGTCATCCTCGTCGGATTGCTCGTCTACGGCGTCTTCGGTCTGGCATCCGACGCCGGTCTCCGGTTGCTCGAGCGTCGGGCGCTCACCTGGCGGAAGACGCTGGGCGGATGA
- a CDS encoding ABC transporter ATP-binding protein, whose translation MAEDAGRMSAVRIRGLIRGFGDRNVLDGLDLEIPDGQFVALLGRSGSGKSTLLRALAGLDYDVEIRGGALAVPEKVSVAFQDSRLLPWLRVLDNVTLGLDRQGRSRGSEMLAEVGLAGREDAWPLELSGGEQQRVALARALVREPQLLLADEPFGALDALTRIRMHGLLDDLVRAHRPTVLLVTHDVDEAIVLADRIVVLDEGRIAVDRHVDLDKPRSITDPGFRDIREDLLTALGVITQP comes from the coding sequence CTGGCGGAAGACGCTGGGCGGATGAGCGCCGTACGCATCCGCGGCCTGATCCGCGGCTTCGGCGACCGGAACGTGCTCGACGGACTCGACCTCGAGATCCCCGACGGGCAGTTCGTCGCCCTGCTCGGCAGGAGCGGATCCGGGAAGTCCACTCTGCTGCGCGCTCTTGCCGGCCTCGACTACGACGTGGAGATCCGCGGCGGCGCACTCGCGGTACCGGAGAAGGTCTCCGTCGCCTTCCAGGACTCCCGTCTGCTGCCCTGGCTGCGCGTGCTCGACAACGTCACGCTCGGTCTCGACAGGCAGGGCAGGAGCCGGGGATCCGAGATGCTGGCCGAGGTCGGCCTGGCCGGGCGCGAGGACGCCTGGCCGCTCGAACTCTCGGGCGGGGAGCAACAGCGTGTCGCGCTGGCCCGAGCCCTGGTACGGGAGCCGCAGTTGCTGCTCGCCGACGAGCCGTTCGGCGCGCTCGACGCCCTGACCCGCATCAGGATGCACGGACTGCTCGACGACCTCGTCCGCGCGCACCGTCCCACCGTGCTGCTCGTGACCCACGACGTCGACGAGGCGATCGTGCTCGCCGACCGGATCGTCGTGCTGGACGAAGGACGCATCGCCGTCGACCGCCACGTGGATCTCGACAAACCCCGTTCCATCACGGATCCCGGCTTCCGGGACATCCGTGAAGACCTCCTCACCGCCCTCGGTGTCATCACACAACCGTGA